In Streptomyces sp. NBC_01381, the sequence TCGGCGTGCTGCCCGGCATCGGCCCCGCGATGGCGGTGGCGCTGCTGCTGCCCGTGACGTACGGCCTGGAACCGACCGGCGCGTTCATCATGTTCGCCGGCATCTACTACGGGGCGATGTTCGGCGGCTCGACGACCTCCATCCTCCTCAACACACCCGGCGAGAGCGCCGCCGTCGTGGCCGCCATGGAAGGCAACCCGATGGCCAAGGCGGGGCGCGGCGCACAGGCGCTCGCGGCCGCCGCCATCGGCCACTTCGCGGGCGGCATGATCGGCACCATGCTCCTTGTGGCGCTCGCGCCGACGGTCGCCGACCTCGCCGTCGACATCGGGGCGCCCGACTACTTCGCCATCATGGTCCTGGCGTTCATCGCCGTGACGTCGGTCCTCGGCTCGTCCCGCATCCGCGGCCTCGCTTCCCTTCTGATCGGCCTCACGATCGGCCTGGTCGGCCTCGACCAGATGACCGGGCAGCAGCGGCTGACGTTCGGCTCGCTCCAACTCGCCGACGGCATCGACGTGGTGATCGTCGCGGTGGGCCTCTTCGCGATCGGCGAGGCGCTGTGGGTCGCGGCCCATCTGCGCCGCACCAGCGGCGAGGCGATACCGGTGGGCCGCCCCTGGCTGGGCAAGGCGGATGTGAAGCGCACCTGGAAGTCCTGGCTGCGCGGTCCGCTCATCGGCTTCCCGTTCGGCGCGATCCCGGCCGGCGGCGCCGAGATCCCCACTTTCCTCTCGTACGTCACCGAGAAGCGCCTGTCCAAGAACAAGGAGGAGTGGGGCAAGGGCGCGATCGAGGGAGTGGCGGGCCCCGAGTCGGCGTCATCGGCATCGGCGGCGGGCACGCTGGTCTCGATGCTGACGCTCGGCCTGCCCACGACGGCCGTGGCCGCGGTGATGCTCGCCGCCTTCCAGCAGTACGGGATCCAGCCCGGCCCCCTGCTCTTCGAGCGCGAACCGGACCTGGTCTGGGGCCTGATCGCGTCCCTCTTCGTGGGAATGGTGCTCCTGCTCGCCCTGAACCTGCCGCTGGCCCCGGTCTGGGCGAAGCTGCTCCGCATCCCGAGGCCCTACCTCTACGCGGGCATTCTCTTCTTCGCGGCGGTGGGCGCGTACGCGGTCGGCGGTGAGGCGCTCGACCTGGTGATCCTCCTGGT encodes:
- a CDS encoding tripartite tricarboxylate transporter permease, with product MNAFNSLMDGFGTALTPLNLLWAAVGVLLGTAIGVLPGIGPAMAVALLLPVTYGLEPTGAFIMFAGIYYGAMFGGSTTSILLNTPGESAAVVAAMEGNPMAKAGRGAQALAAAAIGHFAGGMIGTMLLVALAPTVADLAVDIGAPDYFAIMVLAFIAVTSVLGSSRIRGLASLLIGLTIGLVGLDQMTGQQRLTFGSLQLADGIDVVIVAVGLFAIGEALWVAAHLRRTSGEAIPVGRPWLGKADVKRTWKSWLRGPLIGFPFGAIPAGGAEIPTFLSYVTEKRLSKNKEEWGKGAIEGVAGPESASSASAAGTLVSMLTLGLPTTAVAAVMLAAFQQYGIQPGPLLFEREPDLVWGLIASLFVGMVLLLALNLPLAPVWAKLLRIPRPYLYAGILFFAAVGAYAVGGEALDLVILLVIGLIGFGMRRYGLPVLPAVIGVILGPNAEQQLRRALQISDGSVSGLFDTPFSITVYAIIALIVLWPLLKKAVVRGRARGVDVDA